A DNA window from Bombus huntii isolate Logan2020A chromosome 10, iyBomHunt1.1, whole genome shotgun sequence contains the following coding sequences:
- the LOC126870154 gene encoding dedicator of cytokinesis protein 1 isoform X2, whose protein sequence is MTMAWKQVKEHLGVAIHNFVHGTPYAMQLTVGEMVQILEEYGDWYYGRSKFKGTCGIFPKSYIHILQQSVNMDCLIHEITNVLREWGHHWKHLYVIHSMHFRTMQQQILELIGYRSKILSGTLTVDELKDVKRLATARIDTGNQLLGMDMVVRDDQGNVLSPEETSTIQLYYHHETAAERIRKAANDTKHKPSKPQAPVYSHIFFISVRNFVCKMAEDVELLLTLYDGREMKTITENYVVSWSKEGLARDIDQLHNLRVLFTDLGSRDLTRDKVYLVCYVIRVGGMEAKDADHRRSSVAQTNQKVKNTENMRRPFGVAAMDITLYITGKLEGDSDHHHFIPFVHCEKESLDGTLRRILSQKEINIQKSSNGNSGSSAGGQGLWASLKLLRGDPKQVRDENPHLVLGNVAIARKMGFPEVILPGDVRNDLYLTLISGEFNKGSKSTDKNVEVTVKVCNEFGVPIPGVMTLGGGALPIDEYHSVIYYHEDKPRWCETFKIAIPIEEFKQAHLKFTFKHRSSNEAKDKSEKPFALSYVKLMQRNGTTLQDIQHELLVYKLDQKKYEEIDISYLKLPSTRGELVELNLEKKPTLGTLTLSSKDSFLIATNICSTKLTQNVDLLGLLNWASHNTNLRESLIALMKVDGEEVVKFLQDVLDALFNILMSNSDSDVYDDMVFECLLYIIGLVSDRKYQHFQPVMDLYISESFSATLAYKKLISVLRKRIDNATNNDGQERDILLKTMKSLQYCVRFVVESRLLFTALNQDEEEFSQTLTELLRSIVELMRHETDSTLLVQGACLKYLPTTIPHLLRVYSGKQLSTILTDLLVTLPVGRLTKQKMMTVNDIVHSPLFLSAECRAILLPRITILVRDLLEAKEEGLSSTPGNSVAKVARLLGEKRHRLNQHRGYSEEVELCVKILSDILELTFRKDIGSTIQDVKEIMLTALRTIIQTVISMDRENPLVGNLVSVMLAIFRQMTQHHYEIYINHFGTKFDLLDFLMEILLVFKDLVSKSVFPGDWCEMIMLQNSIILKSLRYFSGTIRDYFFTDFEQQAWSNFFHCAIAFLTQPALQLETFTPSKRNRIVLRYNDMRRETAFEIRSMWFNLGQHKILFVPGLVGAILEMALIPETELRKATIPIFFDMMQCEFYSSRIVEGYGDTKRDPAHIKANFTEYENEMIAKLDILVEGGRGDEQFRLLWIQVMGNLCEKHSTMREQGLRFVDTVAKLMERLLQYRDIIHAESQEHRMLCIVNLLEFYSEINRKEMYIRYVNKLCELHLECDNYTEAAYSLKLHSQLLAWSDQPLPPLLRSHRYLACQTHRELKEALYNDMIEYFDKGKMWECALAVCKELVTQYEEETFDYLQLSVLLTRMAKFYDSIVKQLRPEPEYFRVAYYGRGHPAFLQNKVFIYRGKEYERLSDFCSRTLNQLPNAEQMNKLSPPTSEMLESNHQYVQINRVDPLMDEKRHRLSGKPITAEAVLRYHRVNDVQRFRFSRPAPKKDLTSTTANSGDKETNTVTNNEFASLWLERTVLVTSHPLPGILRCFPVTSSETYLVSPLRNAIETMEATNTTLRDLILAHRADNNIPLNPLSMKLNGILDPAVMGGIDNYEKAFLNSEYRSAHPEESSDLLKLEGLIAEQIPLLSVGVQLHKARAPPELTPFHQRLEQCFTSMRNQVEAKYGKRTCDLQIESLTQPVMMRRHQSSRGENNRLSESHIMNSDCGTHSRVSSLTRSQVATFKSLASFNFNNSTPSSGTQNVSLSRNCSIRSHILSTASLQKALGSPSPGTNKKKDSKRRSSRKSDSVASTKSDQPTSQWYTTADVPQITSSPITPLMSSFPTTPIFELRQELTPKRPLRSEVEKERRISNRLSGQSQHYLRNINNGMDSSSLGKGNRDSIGTTDSTASEDDPPPPLPMKTREADYCNLPEELPVQHCGTGSLNNFNRSLGQWSKNKLPTPTDDLDIQTKPPTPPPKPKRPPYSLNKLILSSDIDNFSQDPSVT, encoded by the exons atgacaATGGCATGGAAGCAAGTTAAAGAAcatttaggagttg CCATACATAACTTTGTACATGGGACTCCTTATGCAATGCAATTGACTGTTGGAGAAATGGTACAGATATTAGAAGAATATGGAGATTGGTATTATGGACGTAGTAAATTTAAAGGGACATGTGGAATTTTCCCAAAATCTTATATACACATTTTACAACAATCAGTGAATATGGATTGTTTAATACATGAAATCACTAATGTTTTACGAGAATGGGGACACCATTGGAAGCATCTATATGTA ATTCACTCTATGCACTTCAGAACAATGCAACAACAGATTTTGGAGTTAATAGGATATAGAAGCAAAATTCTAAGTGGCACATTGACAGTAGATGAATTAAAGGATGTGAAAAGATTAGCAACAGCTAGAATTGATACTGGTAATCAATTATTGGGCATGGATATGGTTGTACGTGATGATCAAGGAAATGTTCTTAGTCCTGAAGAAACAAGTACAATTCAGTTATATTATCATCATGAAACAGCTGCAGAAAGAATAAGAAAGGCAGCTAATGATACAAAACATAAACCTTCAAAACCACAAGCACCAGTATACTCacatatcttttttattagtGTAAGAAACTTCGTATGTAAAATGGCAGAAGATGTAGAATTGTTATTAACTTTGTACGATGggagagaaatgaaaactattACTGAAAATTATGTTGTGTCATGGAGCAAGGAAGGACTTGCCAGAGACATAGATCAATTACACAATCTTCGAGTTTTATTTACAGACCTTGGTTCTCGAGATTTAACTAGAGATAAAGTTTACTTAGTTTGTTATGTAATTAGAGTAGGAGGTATGGAAGCTAAAGATGCTGATCATCGACGTTCAAGTGTAGCACAAACTAATCAAAAAGTCAAAAATACTGAAAATATGAGAAGACCATTTGGTGTAGCAGCAATggatattactttatacattACTGGTAAACTTGAGGGTGATTCAGATCATCATCATTTTATTCCGTTTGTACA TTGTGAGAAAGAAAGTTTGGATGGTACattacgtagaattctttcccaaaaagaaataaatattcaaaaaagTAGTAATGGCAATAGTGGCAGCTCTGCTGGTGGTCAAGGTTTATGGGCTAGCTTAAAGTTGCTTAGGGGAGATCCAAAACAA GTACGTGATGAAAATCCACATCTAGTACTTGGTAATGTTGCTATTGCAAGAAAAATGGGATTTCCAGAAGTTATTTTACCAGGTGATGTGAGGAATGATTTGTACCTCACATTGATTAGTGGTGAATTTAATAAAGGATCAAAGTCTACAGATAAAAATGTTGAAGTTACA GTTAAAGTATGCAATGAGTTTGGTGTACCAATACCAGGAGTTATGACATTAGGTGGTGGAGCTTTACCTATTGATGAATATCATAgtgttatttattatcatgAAGATAAACCTAGATGGTGTGAAACATTTAAAATTGCTATTCCGATTGAAGAATTTAAACAAGcacatttaaaatttacatttaaacaTCGAAGTTCAAATGAAGCAAAAGATAAATCTGAAAAACCTTTTGCCTTAAGTTATGTGAAATTGATGCAGCGTAATGGAACAACATTGCAAGATATACAGCATGAGCTACTAGTTTATAAATTAGACCAAAAGAAATATGAAGAAATCgatatttcatatttgaaaTTGCCATCTACAAGGGGTGAATTG GTTGaattaaatttagaaaaaaaaccGACATTAGGAACGCTTACTTTAAGTAGTAAAGACAGTTTTCTGATAGCGACTAATATTTGTTCAACAAAATTAACGCAAAATGTAGATTTATTAGGTTTATTGAATTGGGCATCACACAATACAAATTTAAGAGAATCTCTGATTGCTTTAATGAAAGTTGATGGTGAAGAAGTAGTGAAGTTCCTACAG gATGTTTTAGATGCTTTGTTTAACATATTAATGAGTAATTCAGATAGTGACGTTTATGATGATATGGTGTTTgaatgtttattatatattattggGCTTGTGTCTGATAGAAAATACCAACATTTTCAACCAGTAATGGATTTGTATATTTCTGAGAGTTTCTCTGCAACGCTCGCATACAAAAAATTGATTAGTGTATTACGTAAACGTATAGATAATGCAACTAATAATGATGGACAAGAACGTGATATATTACTCAAGACAATGAAAAGTCTTCAATACTGCGTGAGATTTGTTGTAGAATCCCGTCTTTTATTTACTGC GTTAAATCAAGATGAAGAGGAATTCTCTCAAACTTTAACAGAATTATTGAGATCTATAGTTGAACTCATGAGGCACGAAACAGATAGTACTTTATTAGTTCAAGGAGCATGCTTGAAATATTTACCAACTACTATACCCCATTTGCTACGAGTATATAGTGGCAAGCAGCTGAGCACAATTTTGACTGACTTATTAGTTACTTTACCAGTAGGAAGATTAACTAAACAGAAAATGATGACAGTGAATGATATTGTTCATAGCCCCCTTTTTTTAAGTGCAGAATGCAGAGCAATTCTGTTACCTAGAATTACTATTTTGGTTCGTGATTTATTGGAAGCTAAAGAAGAG GGGCTGTCAAGTACACCTGGAAATAGCGTGGCGAAGGTAGCCAGGCTGCTCGGAGAAAAACGACACCGACTCAACCAGCATCGTGGCTACTCTGAAGAG GTAGAATTGTGTGTTAAGATTTTATCTGACATCCTGGAATTAACATTTAGGAAAGATATAGGAAGCACTATACAGGATGTGAAAGAAATTATGCTTACTGCTCTACGGACCATTATACAGACAGTTATATCAATGGATAGAGAAAATCCATTAGTAGGAAATTTAGTTTCAGTTATGTTAGCAATATTCAg acAAATGACACAACATCATtacgaaatttatataaatcacTTTGGAACTAAATTTGATTTGCTTGATTTCCTCATGGAAATATTATTAGTATTTAAAGATTTAGTATCGAAAAGTGTATTTCCAGGAGATTGGTGCGAAATGATTATGCTTCAAAATAGTATAATTTTAAAGTCATTGCGTTATTTCTCGGGCACTATTAGAGATTATTTTTTTACTGATTTTGAACAGCAAGCTTGGTCCAATTTTTTTCATTGTGCAATTGCGTTTTTGACTCAGCCAGCCTTACAGTTGGAAACATTCACGCCATCAAAACGCAATCGTATTGTTTTGCGCTATAATGATATGCGAAG AGAAACAGCGTTTGAAATACGATCAATGTGGTTTAATTTAGGACAGcataaaatattgtttgttcCGGGTTTAGTTGGAGCAATATTAGAAATGGCATTAATTCCAGAAACTGAATTAAGAAAAGCTACTATTCCTATATTTTTTGATATGATGCAATGTGAATTTTATAGTTCACGTATTGTTGAAGGATATGGTGATACTAAACGTGATCCGGCTCACATAAAAGCTAATTTCACagaatatgaaaatgaaatgatTGCAAAATTAGATATATTG GTTGAAGGAGGCAGGGGAGATGAACAATTTCGTTTGCTTTGGATTCAAGTAATGGGTAATCTTTGTGAAAAGCACTCAACTATGCGAGAACAAGGATTACGCTTTGTTGATACAGTAGCTAAACTTATGGAACGCCTATTACAATATCGTGATATCATACATGCCGAGTCTCAGGAACATAGAATGTTGTGTATTGTAAACTTACTAGAATTTTACTctgaaataaatagaaaagaaatgtATATTAG ATATGTAAATAAGCTTTGTGAGCTACATTTGGAGTGTGACAATTACACTGAAGCAGCATATTCTTTGAAACTTCATAGCCAATTACTAGCTTGGAGTGATCAACCGTTACCGCCACTTTTAAGATCGCATAGATATTTAGCGTGTCAAACGCATCGTGAATTAAAAGAGGCATTATATAATGATATGATCGAATACTTTGATAAAGGTAAAATGTGGGAATGTGCACTTGCAGTATGTAAAGAATTAGTTACACAATACGAAGAAGAGACATTTGATTATTTACAACTTTCTGTATTATTGACGCGCATGGCAAAGTTTTACGACTCAATAGTAAAACAACTAAGGCCTGAGCCTGAATATTTTAGAGTTGCGTATTATGGACGTGGTCACCCGgcatttttacaaaataag GTATTTATTTATCGTGGAAAAGAGTATGAGCGTCTCAGTGATTTTTGTTCACGAACATTAAATCAGTTACCAAATGCAGAACAAATGAACAAATTGTCTCCTCCTACTTCGGAAATGCTAGAATCCAATCATCAATACGTCCAAATTAATAGGGTAGATCCATTAATGGATGAAAAGAGGCATCGTCTTAGTGGGAAACCTATAACAGCAGAAGCAGTTTTGAG ATATCATCGAGTGAACGACGTTCAACGTTTTCGATTTTCAAGACCAGCACCAAagaaagatttaacctctacTACTGCAAATTCTGGTGATAAAGAAACGAATACTGTTACCAATAACGAGTTTGCTTCACTATGGTTAGAAAGAACAGTACTCGTTACGAGTCATCCTTTGCCAGGCATTCTTAGATGCTTTCCTGTTACATCTAGTGAAACCTATTTAGTTAGTCCTCTTCGCAATGCAATTGAAACAATGGAAGCTACAAATACTACATTAAGAGATTTAATCTTAGCACACAGAGCTGATAATAATATTCCGCTAAATCCGCTTAGTATGAAACTAAATGGTATATTAGATCCAGCGGTAATGGGTGGTATAGATAATTATGAGAAAGCGTTCCTTAATTCTGAATATCGCAGTGCTCATCCAGAAGAAAGTTCCGATCTTTTGAAACTAGAGGGGTTAATCGCTGAACAAATTCCATTACTGAGTGTTGGTGTCCAATTACATAAAGCACGTGCTCCGCCTGAATTGACTCCGTTTCATCAACGTTTGGAGCAATGTTTTACATCAATGCGGAATCAAGTAGAGGCGAAATATGGGAAAAgg ACATGCGATCTACAAATTGAAAGCTTAACTCAACCTGTTATGATGAGAAGACATCAAAGTTCGAGAGGCGAGAATAATCGATTATCTGAATCACATATTATGAATTCAGA CTGTGGAACTCACTCCAGGGTATCCTCTCTTACAAGATCCCAAGTTGCAACATTCAAGTCGCTCGCCTCATTCAATTTTAACAACAGTACACCTTCATCTGGTACTCAAAACGTCAGTTTGTCAAG GAATTGTTCAATACGTTCACACATATTATCAACTGCATCTCTACAAAAGGCATTAGGAAGTCCAAGTCCAGggacaaataaaaagaaagattcaAAACGAAGAAGTTCACGCAAGAGTGATTCAGTTGCATCAACAAAAAGTGATCAGCCGACGAGTCAGTGGTATACTACAGCAGATGTACCACAAATTACGTCGTCCCCTATCACTCCATTAATGTCCAGTTTTCCTACTACTCCAATATTCGAACTTCGTCAAGAG CTAACACCTAAACGTCCTTTGAGGTCGGAAgtagaaaaggaaagaagaataaGTAATCGTTTATCTGGGCAATCTCAACATTATTTAAGGAACATAAACAATGGAATGGATTCAAGTAGTTTAGGGAAAGGAAATAGAGATAGTATTGGTACTACAGACAGTACAGCGTCTGAAGATGACCCGCCACCACCCTTACCTATGAAAACACGCGAGGCTGATTATTGTAATCTTCCAGAAGAATTGCCTGTTCAGCATTGTGGAACAGGTAGTCTAAATAACTTTAATCGATCTTTAGGACAATGGTCAAAAAACAAACTTCCAACCCCTACAGACGATCTTGACATTCAAACAAAGCCACCCACTCCACCTCCGAAGCCAAAAAGGCCGCCTTATAGCTTAAACAAACTTATTCTTTCTTCAGATATAGATAATTTTAGTCAAGACCCATCCGTAACTTGA